A portion of the Lolium rigidum isolate FL_2022 chromosome 1, APGP_CSIRO_Lrig_0.1, whole genome shotgun sequence genome contains these proteins:
- the LOC124651077 gene encoding agamous-like MADS-box protein AGL66: protein MGRVKLPIKRIENNNNRHVTFSKRRNGLIKKAYELSVLCDIDIALLMFSPSRRLCPFSGRHGVEDVLLRYLNMSDHDRGEPIQNREYLISMLQRLKRESDMATQLANPGALNEKIEEIQQEIYASQQQLQISEERLRLFEPEPAAFGSTNEIDGCEKFLMDMLTRVVERKNYLLSNHMAFDPTAPGMQGPNGAPMYVHPAQAEGMGSFASDAALWAAEAGPSSGHHIFGATDPMIYLRDQDVYDANTQVAGLHGGGGDPCGGASDVAGSSSQADAWRQAYTCTELLSTLIPNAPFPLMQHCLGPDDQYLQAMPPAEMVVPAAAQDQVEASASCSYNMPTSDETGTPVLAYDSGAVPVPPPNIA from the exons ATGGGGCGCGTGAAGCTGCCGATCAAGAGGATCGAGAACAACAACAACCGGCACGTCACCTTCTCCAAGCGCCGGAACGGCCTCATCAAGAAGGCATACGAGCTCTCCGTCCTCTGCGACATCGACATCGCACTCCTCATGTTCTCCCCATCgcgccgactctgccccttctccGGCCGCCACGG GGTGGAGGACGTGCTTCTCCGGTACCTCAACATGTCCGACCACGACAGGGGCGA ACCCATCCAGAATCGGGAG TACCTCATCAGCATGCTCCAGAGGCTCAAGCGCGAGAGTGACATGGCCACACAGCTAGCAAA CCCGGGGGCACTGAACGAGAAGATAGAG GAGATTCAGCAAGAGATATACGCCTCCCAGCAGCAGCTGCAAATCTCCGAGGAACGCCTCAG GCTGTTCGAGCCTGAGCCCGCGGCGTTCGGCTCGACGAACGAGATCGACGGCTGCGAGAAGTTCCTCATGGACATGCTCACCCGCGTCGTTGAGAGAAAG AATTACCTGCTGAGCAATCACATGGCGTTCGACCCGACGGCGCCCGGGATGCAG GGTCCGAACGGCGCGCCGATGTACGTGCACCCGGCGCAGGCGGAAGGCATGGGCTCCTTCGCCAGCGACGCCGCGCTGTGGGCCGCGGAGGCCGGGCCCAGCTCCGGCCACCATATCTTTGGCGCCACCGACCCCATGATCTACCTCAG GGACCAGGACGTGTACGACGCCAACACGCAGGTGGCCGGgctgcacggcggcggcggcgacccgtGCGGCGGCGCGAGCGACGTCGCCGGGAGCAGCAGCCAGGCGGACGCGTGGCGGCAGGCGTACACCTGCACGGAGCTGCTGTCCACGCTCATCCCCAACGCGCCATTCCCTCTGATGCAGCACTGCCTGGGCCCCGACGACCAGTACCTGCAGGCGATGCCGCCGGCCGAGATGGTGGTGCCGGCAGCGGCGCAGGACCAGGTGGAGGCGTCGGCCAGCTGCTCCTACAACATGCCCACCAGTGACGAGACCGGCACGCCCGTCCTGGCCTACGACAGCGGCGCCGTGCCCGTGCCGCCGCCCAACATCGCCTGA
- the LOC124681323 gene encoding elongator complex protein 2-like produces MPPAAGDLAGARAGAEAERVFIGAGCNRVVNNVSWGACGLVAFGAQNAVALFSPSRGEIVTTLPGHKAAVNCTLWLPTKKDVLQVRHRETHYLLSGSSDGAIMAWKIGSGKGEWSHALELPAMHKKGVTCLAGRMVSDTVSIFASTSSDGTVVIWEMAVEPTTSGSCKVSCLHSLYVGLKPMVSLSLAVLPEQEGRLILAMGGLDHKVHIYCGDLSGKFAKACELKGHSDWIRSLDFSLPVMMGSEKHSLFLVSSSQDKTIRIWKMTSDSISSSSMVQPRKENIGMASYIEGPLFVVGNASYQVSLESLLVGHEDWVYSVEWQPPMLLLNAEAHQPMSILSASMDKMMMIWRPEKTTGLWINSVTVGELSHSALGFYGGHWEPDGKSILAHGYGGFFHMWRDVGLDSENWQPQVVPSGHFAPVSDLTWSRSGEYLLTVSHDQTARIFAPWRSHVNPGDVICWREIARPQIHGHDINCVAFIQGTGNHRFVCGADEKVSRVFEATLSFLRTLQEATLLKPDNEDFDDVQVLGANMSALGLSQKPIYTHGGKESPSTTSNDGPDSMETIPDAVPTVFTEPPVEDQLAWHTLWPESHKLYGHGNELFSICCDHAGKLVASSCKAQSAPVAEIWLWEVGTWKAVGRLQSHNLTVTQMEFSSDNAFLLSVSRDRHLSIFSIKKTEEGAQHHLVTKHEAHKRIIWACSWNPFGYEFATGSRDKTVKIWRVQDASSVKLLATLPLFRDSVTALSWTGRDRARNAGIIAVGMDNGLIELWSVSGGRAASDVSSDPSALSVACMLRFDPLMCHVSTVHRLRWQKSDSSDEKSSLELASCGADHCTRVFAVRDS; encoded by the exons ATGCCGCCGGCGGCCGGGGATCTCGCCGGAGCTCGCGCGGGAGCGGAGGCGGAGAGGGTATTCATCGGCGCCGGATGCAACCGCGTTGTGAACAACGTCTCGTGGGGCGCCTGTGGCCTCGTCGCCTTCGGCGCCCAGAACGCCGTCGCCCTTTTCTCCCCTTCG AGAGGAGAGATCGTGACGACGCTCCCGGGGCACAAGGCGGCGGTGAACTGCACGCTCTGGTTGCCAACCAAGAAGGATGTACTCCAAG TTCGACACAGGGAGACACACTATCTGTTGTCCGGAAGTTCTGATGGTGCTATTATGGCATGGAAGATTGGTTCTGGAAAAGGCGAG TGGTCTCATGCTTTGGAACTGCCAGCAATGCACAAGAAAGGTGTCACCTGTCTTGCTGGAAGGATGGTGTCGGATACTGTTTCAATTTTCGCTTCCACCTCCTCAGATGGCACGGTGGTTATTTGGGAAATGGCAGTTGAGCCGACTACTAGTG GCAGCTGCAAGGTGTCGTGTTTGCATTCTCTTTATGTTGGCTTAAAGCCAATGGTTTCACTTTCATTGGCGGTGTTGCCGGAACAGGAAGGCCGTCTGATTTTAGCAATGGGAGGGTTAGATCATAAGGTCCACATCTATTGCGGGGATCTGTCAGGCAAG TTTGCTAAAGCCTGTGAACTTAAGGGCCATTCTGACTGGATTAGAAGTTTAGACTTCTCTTTACCTGTGATGATGGGCAGTGAAAAGCACAGCCTTTTTCTTGTTAGCTCGTCCCAGGACAAAACCATCAGGATATGGAAAATGACTTCAGATTctatttcttcttcctccatggTACAACCAAGGAAGGAGAATATTGGGATGGCCTCCTATATTGAAGGTCCTCTATTTGTGGTCGGTAATGCAAGTTACCAGGTATCTTTGGAGTCTCTTCTTGTTGGGCATGAGGATTGGGTATATTCAGTAGAGTGGCAGCCTCCTATGCTGTTACTGAATGCTGAAGCTCATCAGCCAATGAGTATATTATCTGCATCTATGGACAAGATGATGATGATATGGAGGCCAGAGAAAACTACTGGCCTTTGGATAAATTCCGTGACAGTTGGTGAATTAAGTCACTCGGCACTTGGATTTTATGGTGGCCATTGGGAACCTGATGGAAAATCTATTCTTGCGCATGGCTATGGTGGATTTTTTCATATGTGGAGAGATGTTGGACTGGATTCTGAAAATTGGCAGCCTCAGGTTGTCCCATCTGGTCATTTTGCACCAGTGTCTGACTTAACATGGTCCAGATCTGGCGAATATTTACTGACAGTTAGCCATGACCAG ACTGCACGCATATTTGCTCCTTGGAGAAGTCATGTTAACCCAGGAGATGTGATTTGTTGGCGCGAAATCGCTCGTCCACAAATTCATGGGCATGATATTAATTGTGTGGCATTCATTCAGGGTACAGGAAACCACCGGTTTGTTTGTGGTGCTGATGAAAAGGTCTCTAGAGTCTTCGAAGCTACTTTATCGTTCCTGAGGACCCTACAGGAAGCAACTTTGTTGAAACCTGACAACGAGGATTTTGATGATGTGCAAGTCCTTGGAGCAAATATGTCTGCTCTTGGGCTTTCACAGAAACCTATATATACACATG gaggaaaggaatcccCAAGCACTACTTCTAACGATGGTCCAGATTCTATGGAGACGATCCCTGATGCAGTGCCAACTGTGTTTACTGAGCCTCCTGTGGAGGACCAACTTGCATGGCATACCTTATGGCCTGAATCTCACAAACTTTATGGGCATGGAAATGAACTCTTTTCCATCTGCTGTGATCATGCAGGGAAGCTTGTCGCATCGTCATGCAAG GCTCAATCAGCACCAGTTGCTGAGATCTGGCTCTGGGAGGTTGGAACATGGAAAGCTGTTGGCCGATTGCAGTCTCACAATCTGACAGTTACACAAATGGAGTTTTCCTCTGACAATGCTTTTCTGTTGAGCGTATCAAGGGATCGCCACTTGTCCATATTTTCGATCAAGAAAACAG AAGAAGGAGCACAGCATCACCTGGTTACAAAGCATGAAGCACACAAAAGAATCATATGGGCTTGCTCGTGGAACCCATTTGGGTACGAATTTGCAACTGGTTCAAGGGACAAGACTGTTAAGATATGGCGTGTTCAAGATGCATCTTCCGTCAAGCTGCTTGCAACATTGCCTCTGTTCCGTGACAGTGTGACAGCATTGTCCTGGACAGGCAGGGACCGTGCTCGTAATGCTGGTATTATTGCTGTTGGCATGGATAATGGACTGATCGAGCTCTGGAGTGTTTCAGGTGGTCGAGCTGCTTCAGATGTTAGCTCAGATCCATCCGCGCTCAGCGTCGCATGCATGCTCCGGTTTGATCCTCTGATGTGTCATGTGTCAACTGTGCACCGTTTGCGGTGGCAGAAATCTGACTCGTCTGATGAGAAATCATCTCTTGAGCTGGCTTCTTGTGGAGCTGATCACTGCACGAGGGTGTTTGCCGTCCGTGATAGTTGA
- the LOC124681315 gene encoding NDR1/HIN1-like protein 10, with product MGTPYHLQSPRTIVTKIISMKQQAPALPESEESKLILQPRHTTTPAMWFAAIVCFVFSVLLILTGLIILIVFLTVKPRTPSFDVANAALNSIYVGSPSAYFNGDMVLVANVSNPNQKMGVSFHSGSVELFFRGRLVAAQALPSFAQRRGQFTVVNVHMVSSQVELPPEVAMELVNQMKRNKILYTIRGSFKVREKFWSWHYSYRMTAICDLELTAPPSGVLLDRRCTISK from the coding sequence ATGGGTACTCCGTACCACCTCCAGTCTCCGAGGACCATCGTCACCAAGATCATCAGCATGAAGCAGCAGGCGCCGGCGCtgccggagtcggaggagtccaaGCTCATCCTCCAGCCGCGGCACACGACCACGCCAGCGATGTGGTTCGCCGCCATCGTCTGCTTCGTCTTCagcgtcctcctcatcctcaccGGCCTCATCATCCTCATCGTCTTCCTGACGGTCAAGCCCAGGACGCCCTCCTTCGACGTCGCCAACGCAGCGCTCAACAGCATCTACGTCGGCTCCCCCTCGGCCTACTTCAACGGcgacatggtcctcgtcgccaacGTCTCCAACCCCAACCAGAAGATGGGCGTGTCGTTCCACTCCGGCAGCGTCGAGCTCTTCTTCCGGGGCAGGCTGGTTGCGGCACAGGCGCTGCCGTCCTTCGCGCAGCGGAGGGGGCAGTTCACCGTCGTCAACGTCCACATGGTGTCCAGCCAGGTGGAGCTGCCGCCGGAAGTGGCGATGGAGCTGGTGAAccagatgaagaggaacaagatccTCTACACCATCAGGGGGTCCTTCAAGGTCCGGGAGAAGTTCTGGTCTTGGCACTACAGCTACCGGATGACTGCGATCTGTGACCTGGAGCTCACTGCACCTCCATCTGGAGTTCTTCTTGACAGGAGATGCACAATATCAAAGTGA